In Bacteroides cellulosilyticus, the genomic stretch ATTCTTGTTGTTTTGTTGAGGGTTGCTTAGTGCATTTAATGATTCGGGCAATCTCTCGAACGGGTATTAAAGTTTAAAAATCTCTTGCTCTCCATAACTCTCTTCTTTTTTTAGTTTATTACTTTGTTTCTTAATTGATGTTGCAAAGATAAGTGGTTTGTTTCTCTACTTATGTTATTACTTTGTTATCGCTATGTTAATGTTACCTTGCTCTGTTCTGAAGAATTCACTCGATACATTATATAATGTACAAACCTTGGAGTCTCCTAAGATTTGTTTGGTTTCCCAAACATCCAGGTCGTTTAGATGCTTCTTGTTTTCCATACTTGCTTTTTTAAAATTGTTTCTTTTGTTTATTGATTGATGTTGCAAAGTTAAACGGTTTGTTCTGGGGAATATGTTATAGCTTTGTTATTTTTATGTTAATCCTCTTTCTGATTAGTCTGCCTAATTAAACAGTAGCATAAACTTTAACCCACTCTCCATTTTCTAACTGTTTAAAACCGACGAGTCTTTGCTCACCGCCATAAATTTGTTTTTGTTCTTCAATGCTTAATTCATAAAATGTAGTTTCCATAATGTTTCGTTTATTTTTTATTGTTTTATTAATCTGGTGCAAAGTTATTGCATTAATCGGAATAAAAATGTTATCTGTATGTTATCTAATATTGTGAATTTGTTATTATATTTGCACTCAAAATAGTAGAATGAAAGTTGTACATATTAAAATAGTAACAGTTGTTGGACTAATAGCTATATTGTTATTACAATTAGTGTGGCTTAATAACACCTATTCTATTTTGAAGAAGAATATAGTAGATGAAGGAAATCGTCTTTTTGAAGAAGCGGTTTATAATGCTGCGTCTTTAAATTTTGCTAATCTGCCAAAGGGGACTAAAGTATTTGGAGCTCCTGTTAATAGCGATTCTCGCAGTTTGCCTGAGTGTACTTATATGATAGAAAGCTTTCTGGAGTTTAATCTTGATGTGAAAATATCTGATATTGATTCTATATATCGTAGCTTATTATATAAAAAAGGCATCAATACAGATTTATATATTAATCGCATGCGAACAAATGCTAATCCCATAATTGTAGAGACTACGGGATCTTCCTCTATTCCTATAATGGGAGTTATAAAAACTCAAATAATACCTATCAGGTTAAACGAATCGCAAAGCGTTCAAGCTATCATAATAAATCCTTATTGGACTATCTTCAAACGTATGGGTCTCTTAATGATAGCAACCGCCATCATGATGATAATGGTAATCACCTGTATCATCTACCAGATCAAGATTATCATCCGTCAGGACAAGATTGCCAAAGTTCGTGAAGACTTCTCTTATGCCATGATACATGATATGAAAACTCCTCTTAGCTCCATTTTGGCTTGTACAAGTCTTTTGCATAGTGGCAAGACGGAGAGCACTCCTCAACTAAGGGAGCGATATTTTTGTATTATAGAGGATGAGACAGGACATTTGCTAAATTTGGCAAATAAGGTTCTGACCATTTCTAAGTTGGAGAGCCATAAACTGGAAATGGCTAAAATTACATTTCAGTTGAAGCCTATGGTAGAAGACTTAATAGAGAAGTTCTCCGCTAAGTGTGCCAAACCGCTACATTTCACTTTAAATTTGCAGGCAGAAGAGGTGCATGGTGATGAAGAGTACCTGAAAGAGGCTATCAGTAATCTGATAGATAACGCTATTAAATATTCATACCAGACGGTTGATATAAGTATAAGTTCGCTTAATAATGCTACCCATACTCTTATTAAAGTACGTGATAACGGTATTGGTATCTCAGAAAAAGATGTAAAACATATCTTTGAGAAGTTTGAACGTGCTTCGGCTTTTAAACGTTCCAGACTTGGCAAAGTAGCAGGTTTCGGATTGGGGCTAAATTACGTTTATCAGGTGATGGAGGCTCATGAGGGAAGCGTGACAGTGAATAGCATAGAAAAGGAATTCAGTGAATTCACCTTATATATACCATTAAAGACGAATGACTTATGATTAGATTATTGGTTGTAGAAGACGATCCTACTTTGCTTTATATTGTGCAAAGCGGATTGCAGGAAATTATTGGGGGATATGAAGTTTTTACGGCAACCAATGGCGCCGAAGGGCTGAAGGCATGGAAAGAACATCATCCGGATATCATTATGTCCGATGTGGATATGCCGGTAATGGATGGTTATGAAATGGTGGCACGTATCCGTGAAACGGATGGCAATACACCTATTCTGTTCGCTTCGGCCATGAGCTCGCCGAAGGATGTGACGAAAGGTTACGATATAGGAGTGGACAACTACGTAAAGAAACCTTTTGTTCCTGATGAACTGGATGCTCATATTCGTTCATTGCTTAGAATGAAGGAAGGGGCAAAGTCGCGTAATGAAACCGACCATTGCAGGATGGGTAAATATTTGCTGGACACCAAGCATGCTAACTTGCGGAATGATAAAACCGGTTCTATCAAAGTATTGACCATCAGGGAAGCGAAGATTATACATCTGCTTTATGAAAATAGAGGCGAAACGGTGAATAGAAGTGCTATACTCAGCCGTTTCTGGGAAACGGAGGATGATTACTTTGCGTCACGCAGTCTGGATGTATTTATGAGTAAAATACGAAAGTATCTGGAAGATGAACCCTGTGTCGAAATAAAGACAGTGAGAGGGGTAGGATTTATGATGCTGTTGGATTGCATATAGCGTTTCCTTATTTGGCTATTCCGTCGACAAAACCTCCCCTTTCGTAGATTTTATTTTCAGCTCTTCTTTCTCTCCCTTACATTTGCATCGTAATAAAAAAAATGACGCAAAATGAAAAGTACCGGAAGATTATGGTTATTAGCTGTATGTCTGTTGTGTGGACTGGTCTGCATGCAAGCGCAGGAACAGGAAAAGAAGCAATTGCCTCGTGAAGTTCCCTCACCGGAAAAGGCCGCCCGTAAAATGACGGACCGGATGAAAGAAGAACTGCAACTGACAGACAAGCAATATGACAAGCTGTACAAACTGAATCTGAAGGAACAACAAGAACATTTTGCAACCATGGCTGAAAGAGGAAGCGGCCAGCGTCCTTCAATGGGAGGGCGTCCCGGAATGGGCGGTGGTCGTCCGCCGATGAGAGTTCCGGGTGAACGTCCTGCAATGGGAAAGGACAATGTGGAGAAGATGCAGAAAGCTGCTGCCAAGAAGGAAAAGAAGATCAAGAAAATCCTGACGACGGAGCAATACGCTAAGTGGCAGGAAATGTGCCAACCACAAGAACCACCCCAGCCACAGGATCATCCTCACAAACCAAATCTGTAGAGACTCTCTCTAAATAGCGTTTTTTCATGTATTATTGACTGTGCCGTTCCACCCCCGTGAGGGGAGGGGACGGTTTTCTTTTTGCATAATTCGCCCCTACCAATTTGTGATTGTGCAAATTAGTAGGGGCGAAAGCCTTTCTCTTATTAAGAAGAGAAATATATTTTTATAGGGTCGAATGATTACTGCTTCTTGCTCAGCTTCTTTCTATATACAATCACCATTATCATAATACCTATCACCATCAGAGCCAGTGCTGCATAAGCGATGCCTTCCGTTACATGCAGGCTCTTCGGATCGAAGCGCATTTCAATGGTGTGCTTTCCGGCAGGGACGTACATAGAGCGTAAGATATAGTCTGCACGGGCAATGTCGGCAGGCTCTCCGTCAATGGTGGCTATCCAGCCGTCCGGGTAATAGATTTCGGAGAATACGATGACGCCGTCTTTAGAATTATTCGTTTCATAAACCAGACGGTTCGGTTCGTAACTTGTCAGACGCACGCTGGAAAGACTGTCTTTATGGGCAGTGGTAATACCTTTCAGAATATCTTTGAAACGAGCATCTACTACGGCAGTCTCTGTTGGCAATATGGTGTTCAGGGCATCAATTTCCTGGTTGGCATTGTCCACGTACTCCACATTGTTGACGAACCATGCATTGCCGTAAGCGTACGGATTCTTGATAGGAACTGTCTGCCCTTGTCCGGCAGGGAGGATGAAATACTTCGTGTTCAGCATATTCAGAACGCGGAACTTGGAAGCATCCACACTGTCCATCTCACCACCTGCGGTAGCAATATTCCGATAGGCTGCCTGCATTTCGGGTAAAATATGATGGTCAATCATTTCCTGATAACGTCTCAGTTTGGCTGCGTGATATCCACCTACGCTCTTGTGCCAGTAAGAAGTTTTATTCTCGCTGAATGCATCTCCGGAAAAACTCAATACGCGGTAATTCGGGTCAGTGTCTTGGAGGATGATTTCATCAGCTTGCGTTTTCTTAAAGGTGTCAACCTGGGCAGAACGGGGGACGAATTGGTCATCGTGCAGATAACGCTTGTTGACACTCCACATGTCTGCTACACAGAGAATAGCGATACCGGCAATTACGAACGACTTTCTTAGTTTTCCGCTGTAGTAAAGCCACAGCAACACGCAGCCAATTACAATGATAATGAAGCTACGCAGTGCGTCGGCGCTTACCATTGCAGCACGCATTTCTGCCAGGTTGGAAAGGATGCCGGATAGCTCATTTGCAGGAATCATCTGCTGATTGACTGCATTCTGCAACATCTGCGCTTCCTGTGCGGGGACGAAAGTTGAACTGAAAGCTCCTGGAATCACGGCTAATATCAAAGCTACACCGGCAGTCAGTGCCAGACTGATACCAACGAACTTTATCTTCTTTTTCAATACCTCCGGTTCGTCCAGAATCTTTTTCAGAGCAAAGATAGCTAGTAGTGGAATGGTAAATTCAGCAATAACGAGGATGGATGATACTGCACGGAATTTACTATACATGGGTATATAATCAATGAAGAAATCTGTCAGTGGCATGAAGTTCTTACCCCATGAAAGAACAATGGAGAAGAATGTGGCGCCGATCAATGCCCACTTCAATGGACCTTTGACGATGAAGCAGCCCAGGATGAAAAGGAATAGTACAAAAGCACCTACATATACAGGACCTGACGTCATAGGCTGGTTACCAAAGTATTGGGACAGTTGCTGGTAGAGGCCGGCATAGGTCGGATTGGCTTTTTCCATGGCTGTCTCATTCAGAGCGAGAGGAACGGAAGCACCACCTTTAAAGTTGGGCACTAATAAGGTCCAGGTTTCGCCGATACCATAACTCCATTGGGTGATATAGTCACGGTCCAGTCCGCTACTGGTCTGTTTGGCGGCGTCACCGGTTTCTACGAGCTCGCTTTTGCCGCGCATGGTTTCTTTGCTGTATTCATAAGTGTGATACAGGTTCGACAGATTGACGGATATGCCAATCAGTGCAGCTACCACAAGCACGCCGCTTGCCTTGAAGAATTGCGGTAAGGTCTTGTTGCGCCATGCATCTTCAAAGTAGGCTCCTGCAATGAAGAGGATGACAAACAGGAAGTAATAACTCATCTGTACGTGGTTCGACAGAATTTGCAGGGCAATGAACAGTGCTGTAACAATGCCTCCTGCCAGGTATTTACCCCGGTAAGCCAGTACGATACCTGCTATTGTAGGTGGTATATAAGCCAGCGTGATAAACTTCCAGATGTGTCCGGCAGATATCAGAATGAAGAAGTAGGATGAGAA encodes the following:
- a CDS encoding sensor histidine kinase, giving the protein MKVVHIKIVTVVGLIAILLLQLVWLNNTYSILKKNIVDEGNRLFEEAVYNAASLNFANLPKGTKVFGAPVNSDSRSLPECTYMIESFLEFNLDVKISDIDSIYRSLLYKKGINTDLYINRMRTNANPIIVETTGSSSIPIMGVIKTQIIPIRLNESQSVQAIIINPYWTIFKRMGLLMIATAIMMIMVITCIIYQIKIIIRQDKIAKVREDFSYAMIHDMKTPLSSILACTSLLHSGKTESTPQLRERYFCIIEDETGHLLNLANKVLTISKLESHKLEMAKITFQLKPMVEDLIEKFSAKCAKPLHFTLNLQAEEVHGDEEYLKEAISNLIDNAIKYSYQTVDISISSLNNATHTLIKVRDNGIGISEKDVKHIFEKFERASAFKRSRLGKVAGFGLGLNYVYQVMEAHEGSVTVNSIEKEFSEFTLYIPLKTNDL
- a CDS encoding response regulator transcription factor, which encodes MIRLLVVEDDPTLLYIVQSGLQEIIGGYEVFTATNGAEGLKAWKEHHPDIIMSDVDMPVMDGYEMVARIRETDGNTPILFASAMSSPKDVTKGYDIGVDNYVKKPFVPDELDAHIRSLLRMKEGAKSRNETDHCRMGKYLLDTKHANLRNDKTGSIKVLTIREAKIIHLLYENRGETVNRSAILSRFWETEDDYFASRSLDVFMSKIRKYLEDEPCVEIKTVRGVGFMMLLDCI
- a CDS encoding DUF4890 domain-containing protein; the encoded protein is MKSTGRLWLLAVCLLCGLVCMQAQEQEKKQLPREVPSPEKAARKMTDRMKEELQLTDKQYDKLYKLNLKEQQEHFATMAERGSGQRPSMGGRPGMGGGRPPMRVPGERPAMGKDNVEKMQKAAAKKEKKIKKILTTEQYAKWQEMCQPQEPPQPQDHPHKPNL
- a CDS encoding YfhO family protein, encoding MKKLLPDLLVIFMFAVLSFAYFFPADIENRILFQHDTAAGAGAGQEATQYREETGEYTRWTNSLFGGMPTYQIAPSYESTQPLTWVQKVYQLFLPTYVNLTFILMLGFFILLRAFGIPTWLAGLGGLMWAFSSYFFILISAGHIWKFITLAYIPPTIAGIVLAYRGKYLAGGIVTALFIALQILSNHVQMSYYFLFVILFIAGAYFEDAWRNKTLPQFFKASGVLVVAALIGISVNLSNLYHTYEYSKETMRGKSELVETGDAAKQTSSGLDRDYITQWSYGIGETWTLLVPNFKGGASVPLALNETAMEKANPTYAGLYQQLSQYFGNQPMTSGPVYVGAFVLFLFILGCFIVKGPLKWALIGATFFSIVLSWGKNFMPLTDFFIDYIPMYSKFRAVSSILVIAEFTIPLLAIFALKKILDEPEVLKKKIKFVGISLALTAGVALILAVIPGAFSSTFVPAQEAQMLQNAVNQQMIPANELSGILSNLAEMRAAMVSADALRSFIIIVIGCVLLWLYYSGKLRKSFVIAGIAILCVADMWSVNKRYLHDDQFVPRSAQVDTFKKTQADEIILQDTDPNYRVLSFSGDAFSENKTSYWHKSVGGYHAAKLRRYQEMIDHHILPEMQAAYRNIATAGGEMDSVDASKFRVLNMLNTKYFILPAGQGQTVPIKNPYAYGNAWFVNNVEYVDNANQEIDALNTILPTETAVVDARFKDILKGITTAHKDSLSSVRLTSYEPNRLVYETNNSKDGVIVFSEIYYPDGWIATIDGEPADIARADYILRSMYVPAGKHTIEMRFDPKSLHVTEGIAYAALALMVIGIMIMVIVYRKKLSKKQ